One Desulfosalsimonas propionicica genomic window carries:
- a CDS encoding OmpP1/FadL family transporter codes for MHRIIVWFFIVNIALMIAIPVYAAGILNQQMYSAEYVRTLNRQAATNAADIAAYNPAGIMQLENGSYIRTDLILGQFQVETSTPEFGAFDSETTSLCPGLFVINKKDKWAAYAAVTVAGSGGAVDYDNGNLRTFQVASSLLQSPNFSQIDGTYIEGEEVYLRSTIGGAYAVNEHVSIAVGLSYVNAKRSVEAFMDVSDPAPSTKFELDMERSADGFGGVVGIHVKFNESWDMGFRYETNTNIDLESDVKRDDLDLATQLGWADGTKTRRDLPGLLGLGVSCKITPRCKIQGSGIYFLEKEAKWEDEGYKDAGNSYELGISAEYALYPNFKVSIGYSHSEIEQKPEDFSVESPQLNFDVIGSGFTWSPTDRIDTTFGAGYVLYDSETVETINFDKDYWAISLGFQYHFPTPL; via the coding sequence ATGCACAGAATTATTGTTTGGTTTTTTATAGTAAATATAGCTTTGATGATTGCCATTCCTGTGTATGCCGCAGGTATTCTCAACCAACAAATGTACAGTGCAGAATATGTCCGCACTCTCAATCGTCAGGCCGCTACGAACGCCGCTGATATTGCCGCTTACAATCCTGCCGGTATAATGCAATTGGAAAATGGGTCATATATTAGAACAGATTTAATCTTAGGGCAATTTCAGGTTGAGACTTCTACCCCTGAATTTGGCGCCTTTGACTCTGAAACGACATCTCTCTGTCCGGGCCTCTTTGTTATAAACAAAAAGGACAAGTGGGCGGCGTATGCAGCTGTTACCGTAGCCGGCAGCGGTGGGGCGGTGGATTATGACAACGGCAACCTGCGAACATTCCAAGTCGCATCTTCTCTTTTGCAATCTCCGAATTTCAGTCAGATAGACGGCACTTACATTGAAGGTGAGGAAGTCTATTTAAGGTCGACTATCGGGGGGGCTTACGCAGTTAATGAGCATGTTTCAATTGCAGTTGGCCTCAGTTATGTGAATGCAAAAAGATCGGTCGAAGCATTCATGGACGTATCAGATCCTGCTCCGAGCACCAAGTTTGAGCTTGACATGGAGCGAAGCGCGGATGGTTTTGGCGGCGTTGTCGGCATCCATGTCAAGTTCAATGAGTCGTGGGATATGGGGTTTCGTTATGAAACCAACACAAACATCGATCTCGAGTCCGATGTCAAAAGGGATGATCTGGACTTGGCAACGCAGCTGGGATGGGCGGATGGGACTAAAACCCGCAGGGATCTTCCTGGATTGTTGGGATTAGGTGTTTCCTGCAAAATCACGCCAAGATGCAAAATTCAGGGAAGCGGTATCTATTTCCTCGAAAAAGAGGCAAAATGGGAGGATGAGGGTTATAAAGATGCGGGCAACAGCTATGAATTGGGAATTTCAGCAGAATACGCGCTTTATCCGAATTTTAAGGTATCGATTGGCTACTCACATTCCGAAATCGAGCAGAAGCCAGAAGATTTTTCAGTTGAATCGCCGCAATTGAATTTCGATGTCATAGGCAGCGGATTTACATGGAGTCCCACAGACAGAATCGATACGACATTTGGCGCCGGATACGTCCTGTATGATTCCGAAACGGTTGAAACAATCAATTTTGATAAGGATTATTGGGCCATATCTCTGGGATTTCAATATCATTTTCCAACACCCCTATAG
- a CDS encoding acyl-CoA synthetase: MSHLGLIRGLKDIEEIEKVPWTDRIKEKNTVELIENGARTNPEATAISFLESGDSFESPMRIAFKDLMGRIRQTANMLYDLGIGPKDVVSYVLPNLPQTHYVLWGAEAAGIANPINPLLEPAAIRDICVSVQTRVLVCLGETEGNDIWEKVNAIRKEIPTLKFVVQVMGSTDKAENIIGFDEMLESYPSDQYIFTRPIKPEDIASIYHTGGTTGTPKLAMRTHCNEVIMAYDLRIMAGFNTGSTLLCGLPLFHCNGTIVTGLAPFAAGGQVVMLSPMGYRDPSIIKNFFKIVEKFQAESFSAVPTILSSLLELPIGDADISSLKYVICGAAPLSQELFRRIESRTGMKILEGYGLTEGAVASAFNPKDGERKVGSVGIRMPYQSVKIAILDENGNYIREGKCGEIGAVTIKGPNVFNGYLEESHNQGVWMPDGSFSTGDLGRIDEDGYLWLTGRKKELIIRGGHNIDPAAIEEPLFQMPNVRQVAAVGRPDPYAGEVPVAYVEMADGVDMDENQIMQWARENIGERAAVPKEVIIIPSMPLTPVGKIFKPALRWDATRRVYEKELKQLDGIAEILRIDVVEDNSHGIKVTISVEPAADHGMDTIKQRINELLSKYTVFYEIEKAS, from the coding sequence ATGAGTCACTTAGGTTTGATCCGTGGTTTAAAAGACATCGAGGAAATCGAAAAAGTCCCGTGGACCGATCGCATAAAGGAGAAAAATACTGTTGAACTCATTGAAAATGGTGCAAGAACCAACCCGGAGGCAACGGCCATTAGCTTTTTGGAAAGCGGAGATTCCTTTGAATCACCGATGCGGATTGCCTTCAAAGATTTGATGGGCAGGATTCGCCAGACCGCCAATATGCTGTATGATTTGGGAATCGGACCCAAGGATGTCGTCTCATACGTCTTGCCTAATTTACCTCAGACCCATTATGTGCTTTGGGGCGCAGAAGCCGCAGGAATTGCCAATCCCATCAACCCATTGCTTGAACCGGCAGCTATTAGAGATATTTGCGTTTCAGTGCAAACCAGGGTGTTGGTCTGTCTTGGAGAAACGGAAGGCAATGATATTTGGGAGAAAGTCAATGCCATCAGAAAAGAGATACCAACCTTGAAGTTTGTAGTTCAAGTAATGGGTTCCACGGATAAGGCTGAAAACATAATTGGTTTTGACGAAATGCTCGAAAGCTATCCTTCTGATCAATATATTTTTACTCGGCCAATTAAGCCTGAAGATATCGCCTCAATTTATCATACAGGCGGAACAACGGGGACTCCCAAACTGGCAATGCGAACTCACTGCAATGAAGTGATCATGGCCTATGATTTAAGAATAATGGCTGGATTTAATACCGGCTCCACCTTGCTGTGCGGCCTGCCACTCTTTCACTGCAACGGCACTATTGTCACCGGCCTTGCACCGTTTGCTGCAGGAGGCCAAGTGGTGATGCTATCGCCCATGGGCTACCGTGATCCGAGCATTATAAAAAATTTTTTTAAAATTGTGGAAAAATTCCAAGCTGAATCTTTTTCCGCTGTTCCTACGATTTTATCCTCTTTGTTAGAATTGCCAATTGGTGATGCCGATATCTCTTCACTGAAATATGTCATATGTGGCGCGGCTCCCTTATCTCAGGAACTGTTTAGAAGGATCGAATCTCGTACCGGCATGAAAATCCTTGAAGGCTATGGCTTGACCGAGGGCGCGGTGGCTTCGGCATTTAACCCAAAAGACGGCGAAAGAAAAGTCGGCAGCGTTGGAATACGGATGCCTTACCAATCAGTTAAAATTGCGATTCTTGATGAAAATGGGAACTATATCCGGGAGGGTAAGTGCGGAGAAATCGGTGCCGTAACAATAAAGGGTCCGAACGTGTTCAACGGATACCTGGAAGAATCCCACAACCAAGGGGTATGGATGCCAGATGGCAGTTTCAGTACCGGTGATTTAGGGAGGATTGATGAAGATGGGTATTTATGGCTCACCGGACGAAAAAAGGAACTCATTATCCGGGGTGGACACAACATTGACCCCGCGGCCATTGAAGAACCGCTATTCCAGATGCCCAATGTTCGACAGGTTGCCGCTGTGGGGCGTCCCGATCCTTATGCGGGTGAAGTGCCAGTGGCTTACGTGGAAATGGCCGATGGAGTCGACATGGATGAAAATCAGATCATGCAATGGGCTCGAGAGAATATAGGGGAAAGGGCTGCGGTCCCGAAGGAAGTTATAATTATCCCCAGCATGCCCTTGACCCCTGTTGGAAAAATTTTCAAACCCGCACTTCGCTGGGATGCTACCCGACGGGTTTATGAAAAAGAACTGAAACAGTTAGACGGCATTGCTGAAATCCTGAGGATAGATGTGGTCGAGGACAATTCGCACGGTATCAAAGTCACTATTTCTGTGGAGCCGGCTGCGGATCATGGAATGGATACCATAAAGCAGCGCATTAATGAGCTTCTATCCAAGTATACAGTTTTTTATGAAATAGAAAAAGCATCGTAG
- a CDS encoding YybH family protein produces the protein MLSHELSSTFVALVDAIHRCDIDAAIKFYEPDVKIISDSGKMRKGTSCIRKDLEKLVKIKPKITVNCENFIRDDDLLVCSFQWALSGSPMNREHIKMEGISMIVFRQQSDKSWRIVIESPWGAAMLV, from the coding sequence ATGTTAAGCCATGAATTATCCAGCACCTTTGTGGCATTAGTGGATGCGATCCATAGATGCGATATCGACGCTGCCATTAAGTTTTATGAACCTGATGTTAAAATAATATCGGATTCGGGAAAAATGAGAAAAGGAACGTCATGTATCCGCAAGGATTTAGAAAAATTAGTAAAAATAAAGCCAAAGATCACTGTGAACTGCGAGAATTTTATCCGGGACGATGATTTGCTGGTTTGCAGTTTTCAATGGGCATTATCAGGAAGTCCTATGAATAGAGAGCATATAAAGATGGAAGGAATTTCAATGATTGTCTTTAGACAGCAATCCGATAAAAGCTGGCGAATCGTCATTGAAAGTCCTTGGGGGGCGGCTATGCTTGTTTAA
- a CDS encoding amidohydrolase family protein: MNRYVIHCGTLIDGTGAPPVKNARLIVENDKIARIEKEGGNGIDEFSGDVDARTKTVMPGLIDSHKHIFNNGGPTISLLLSTVKRNAKDTIMGGVTSCLDLGSASTIRFLQKLPILQPRIFYAISILTCKGGYPAEYFPKLFYLVGAGKEVATKEEIRKAVRKLVKRGVSAIKTVNVSRTFTGSACPTWTDTQLTTLTDAAHSHGLKVCSHITYPEDYAQAIRCGVDSLHHAAFEAMKEEDLDAMVEKGITFVPTLSLFDLFVRGFEERWCVNPAFNPSIHKSISKAIREFTENWHNTPDDKVVEGTFIKIPKGELKKAAAMQIKNLKAFVKKGGVVAMGTDASLGFSFHTTPVRELELMEACGMSRMNVIKASTLTAASVFGKEHEIGSLEPGKYADILVINGDPLSNISDIKKIETVIKGGNIVKDATQ, translated from the coding sequence ATGAATAGGTATGTTATACACTGCGGAACCTTAATTGACGGAACAGGAGCACCTCCGGTTAAAAATGCCCGCCTTATAGTGGAGAATGATAAAATAGCACGTATTGAAAAAGAGGGCGGAAATGGCATTGATGAATTTTCAGGCGATGTCGATGCCAGAACTAAAACAGTAATGCCAGGGCTCATTGATAGTCACAAACATATTTTTAACAATGGTGGCCCAACAATATCCTTATTGCTGTCCACTGTTAAGCGAAATGCAAAAGATACAATAATGGGCGGTGTCACATCTTGCCTCGATCTTGGTTCAGCATCCACTATTCGTTTCCTTCAAAAGCTACCAATTTTACAGCCGAGAATTTTTTATGCCATTTCAATCCTAACCTGTAAAGGTGGCTATCCCGCCGAGTATTTTCCTAAATTATTTTACTTGGTAGGAGCCGGAAAAGAAGTTGCAACCAAAGAAGAGATACGCAAAGCCGTTCGAAAACTAGTAAAAAGGGGTGTGTCGGCAATTAAAACAGTAAACGTGTCAAGAACTTTCACGGGATCAGCCTGTCCCACCTGGACAGACACCCAGCTTACAACATTGACCGACGCGGCGCACAGCCATGGGCTAAAAGTATGTTCTCATATTACATATCCCGAGGACTATGCGCAGGCAATTCGATGCGGTGTTGACAGTTTGCATCACGCTGCTTTCGAAGCTATGAAAGAAGAAGATCTTGATGCCATGGTTGAAAAGGGAATCACCTTTGTGCCAACACTCAGCCTCTTTGATTTATTTGTCCGTGGTTTTGAAGAGCGATGGTGTGTCAATCCGGCATTTAACCCCTCAATACATAAATCAATATCTAAAGCAATCCGTGAATTCACTGAAAATTGGCATAATACACCGGATGACAAAGTCGTAGAAGGAACATTTATCAAAATCCCGAAAGGTGAGCTAAAAAAGGCAGCCGCAATGCAAATTAAGAATCTTAAGGCGTTTGTGAAAAAAGGCGGGGTTGTCGCCATGGGAACAGATGCATCCCTGGGCTTTTCTTTTCATACGACGCCCGTACGTGAGCTTGAACTTATGGAAGCATGCGGGATGTCGAGAATGAATGTCATCAAAGCGTCAACACTGACCGCGGCATCAGTTTTTGGGAAAGAACATGAAATCGGCTCACTGGAACCTGGAAAATATGCAGACATCTTAGTAATAAACGGAGATCCACTTTCAAATATCAGTGATATAAAAAAGATTGAGACAGTAATAAAAGGTGGAAATATTGTGAAGGATGCGACGCAATAG
- a CDS encoding SDR family NAD(P)-dependent oxidoreductase: MSFFKGNVAIVTGGASGIGRKLCTELAALGSTIVVADLNIQQAEKTVAEIRKTHGKGKAVRVDVTQKAEVDTLVEETLSEFGRLDYMFNNAGVCTFALSQDLTLDLWQRTLDINLWGVIHGTMAAYRVMLRQGFGHIINTASGSGFLPIIPLPYSASKHAVLGLSTALRIEAADLGIKVSAVCPTFVKTEMFDTTQFVNVSENNKKQILDQLPMKPITVEAAVRTILKGVRKNQARILVGRDTKLAWWAFRLHPALVTGSMKSLLNLIRKYHINK; the protein is encoded by the coding sequence ATGTCATTTTTTAAGGGAAATGTTGCCATAGTTACAGGTGGCGCGTCAGGAATCGGACGAAAGCTTTGCACCGAGCTTGCCGCCTTGGGTTCAACTATTGTTGTCGCCGATCTCAACATTCAGCAAGCGGAAAAAACAGTGGCTGAGATTCGAAAGACCCATGGAAAAGGAAAAGCTGTCAGAGTGGATGTTACTCAAAAGGCGGAAGTGGACACACTGGTGGAGGAAACGCTTTCCGAGTTCGGACGTCTGGACTATATGTTCAACAATGCAGGCGTCTGCACATTTGCGTTGTCTCAGGATCTGACACTCGACCTTTGGCAGCGAACCCTGGATATAAATCTGTGGGGAGTCATTCACGGTACCATGGCAGCATATCGCGTCATGCTCAGGCAGGGGTTCGGCCATATCATCAATACTGCATCCGGGTCCGGTTTCTTGCCGATCATCCCGCTGCCTTATTCAGCCAGCAAACACGCTGTACTCGGTTTGTCGACAGCCCTCCGGATTGAGGCAGCCGATCTGGGAATCAAAGTCAGTGCAGTCTGCCCGACGTTTGTCAAGACTGAAATGTTCGATACAACGCAGTTTGTTAATGTTAGTGAAAACAATAAAAAGCAAATCCTGGATCAACTGCCAATGAAACCGATTACAGTTGAAGCTGCTGTTCGGACTATCTTGAAGGGGGTAAGAAAAAACCAGGCCAGAATCCTTGTGGGTCGAGATACCAAGCTGGCGTGGTGGGCATTCCGCCTTCATCCCGCCTTGGTAACCGGATCAATGAAAAGTCTCCTGAACCTGATTCGTAAGTATCATATCAACAAGTGA
- a CDS encoding SDR family NAD(P)-dependent oxidoreductase, translating into MKDLKDKVIFLTGAGSGIGRATAIEFARAGTSSLILNDINMNGLKETASIIEGLGRKSFVLPADVSDYNAVREMVRTAFDSLGRIDILVNVAGTAMPAPLEEMGIEDWRKVIGVNLYGALNTVQCVYSHMLERGSGHIVNIASIGGLFALHPYNAAYYVSKFGVVGFSEALMLESSMRGIHVTCVCPGGVKTSIYDTSTFKGLSEGARQQMKKLLLASAEEPEDTARAIVDAVKKNKFLITTTKTAKLAYFLRRHFSFLWFFLMKKLADWFVKNFDKYKTQGRSGLPKER; encoded by the coding sequence GTGAAGGACCTAAAAGATAAGGTTATTTTTTTAACTGGTGCCGGTAGTGGGATTGGCAGAGCGACTGCCATAGAGTTCGCAAGGGCTGGCACAAGCTCTTTGATCTTAAATGACATAAATATGAACGGCCTGAAGGAAACGGCTTCCATTATTGAAGGGTTGGGAAGAAAGTCGTTTGTTTTACCTGCCGATGTCTCTGATTACAATGCAGTCAGAGAGATGGTGAGGACGGCGTTTGATAGCCTGGGACGAATTGACATACTTGTTAATGTAGCAGGTACAGCAATGCCCGCACCACTTGAAGAAATGGGAATTGAAGACTGGAGGAAGGTTATTGGCGTAAACCTTTATGGCGCCCTCAATACTGTACAATGCGTTTATTCTCACATGTTAGAGAGAGGCTCGGGGCATATCGTGAATATTGCTTCTATTGGGGGCTTATTTGCCCTTCATCCATATAATGCAGCCTACTATGTAAGTAAATTCGGGGTGGTGGGATTTAGCGAGGCACTGATGCTCGAATCATCAATGCGTGGTATTCACGTAACTTGTGTCTGCCCAGGTGGAGTAAAAACCTCAATCTACGATACTTCAACTTTTAAGGGTTTAAGCGAAGGCGCCAGGCAGCAGATGAAAAAATTACTTCTGGCTTCTGCGGAAGAACCAGAGGACACGGCCCGAGCTATTGTAGATGCTGTAAAGAAGAATAAATTTCTTATTACAACCACAAAAACAGCAAAACTAGCATATTTTTTAAGAAGGCATTTTTCATTTTTATGGTTTTTCTTAATGAAAAAATTGGCCGATTGGTTTGTCAAAAATTTTGATAAATATAAAACTCAAGGACGTTCTGGATTGCCAAAAGAACGTTGA